The sequence below is a genomic window from Bacteroidota bacterium.
TTATTTTTGTCAAGTTTTAAAAACCAAATAAAATGTACGCAAACTTCAAAGATCATCTCTCACAAGAAATAGAAAATATAAAAGAATCCGGCCTTTTTAAAAAAGAACGGGTTATCATTTCACCTCAGGGGGCCGAAATTAAAATAAACACTGGAGCAGAAGTAATTAATTTCTGTGCAAACAATTACCTTGGATTGTCATCACACCCAAAAGTTATCGATGCCGCAAAAAAAACTCTTGATTCTCATGGCTACGGAATGTCCTCTGTAAGATTTATTTGCGGAACTCAGGATATTCACAAAGAATTGGAGCAAAAGATTGCAAGTTTTCTTGGTATGGAAGATACCATTCTTTATGCAGCTGCATTTGATGCAAATGGAGGTGTTTTCGAACCTTTGTTTTCTGAAGAAGATGCAATTATTTCTGATGAATTAAATCATGCTTCAATAATAGATGGAGTACGATTATGCAAAGCCAAGCGCTACCGCTATAAAAATAACAATATGCAGGATTTGGAAGAGCAGCTAAAGCAAGCCCAGGCACAGCGCTTCAAAGTAATTGTTACTGACGGTGTTTTCTCAATGGATGGTTATATTGCCAAATTAGATCAAATATGCGATCTTGCTGACAAATACAATGCACTTGTAATGATTGATGAGAGTCATGCCTGTGGCTTTATGGGAAAAACAGGCAGAGGAACACATGAACATTGCAATGTAATGGACAGAATTGATATTATTACAGGAACATTAGGAAAAGCACTTGGTGGTGCAATGGGAGGCTTTACTTCCGGAAAAAAAGAAATTATTGATTTATTGCGTCAACGTTCTCGTCCTTATCTTTTTTCAAATTCACTTGCCCCTTCCATTGTTGGCGCTTCTATTGCTGTAATGGATCTTCTAAGTGAAACTACAGAATTACGTGATAAAGTAATGCAAAATGCTTTGTATTTTAGAGAGGGAATGACCAAAGCAGGTTTTGATATAAGAGAAGGTATTCACCCAATTGTTCCTGTTATGCTATATGATGCAAAACTAGCTCAAATTTTCGCTGAAAAATTACTTGCTCATGGGATTTATGTAATTGGTTTCTTTTTTCCTGTTGTTCCTAAAGATTTAGCAAGAATAAGAGTTCAAGTTTCAGCAGCACATGATAAGAAACATTTAGATTTAGCCATTGATGCATTTACTAAGGTGGGAATAGAATTGGGTATTGTTAAACAGGCAGTAAATTAAAACCTCTTTAACCTTGATTTCAAACTTTCGTAACTAGCCTTTACTAGGAATGGCAAGTATTATCTATCCCAGCAAAATTGAAATTTATTTTGCATCATCATGATATGGGTTTTCATTAAATAGGAGTCGTTTCCTTTTAACTTCAAATATTTCTGTGCTTACCATGTAATTTTTACAAAGCAGCATTAAAAGTAAAATTTATTTTATTAGTTTTGTCTTTCTTGAATTTTAAGAATAAACTTTGCGTAAAACTTTTAGGG
It includes:
- the kbl gene encoding glycine C-acetyltransferase, which codes for MYANFKDHLSQEIENIKESGLFKKERVIISPQGAEIKINTGAEVINFCANNYLGLSSHPKVIDAAKKTLDSHGYGMSSVRFICGTQDIHKELEQKIASFLGMEDTILYAAAFDANGGVFEPLFSEEDAIISDELNHASIIDGVRLCKAKRYRYKNNNMQDLEEQLKQAQAQRFKVIVTDGVFSMDGYIAKLDQICDLADKYNALVMIDESHACGFMGKTGRGTHEHCNVMDRIDIITGTLGKALGGAMGGFTSGKKEIIDLLRQRSRPYLFSNSLAPSIVGASIAVMDLLSETTELRDKVMQNALYFREGMTKAGFDIREGIHPIVPVMLYDAKLAQIFAEKLLAHGIYVIGFFFPVVPKDLARIRVQVSAAHDKKHLDLAIDAFTKVGIELGIVKQAVN